One part of the Rhodothermales bacterium genome encodes these proteins:
- the trkA gene encoding Trk system potassium transporter TrkA gives MRAIVIGAGEVGFDVARLLAMEQHDVTVVDFDAEALEAVRDRLDVMTVQGGGTSPEVLTQCGAQRADILIAVTTVDEVNIIACMMARRLGVETTVARVRSDVLAESGSVIQASDFGIDIIIHPEESAAAEVIRLIRRSSATDVLTFAEGRLHLVGMRLDAGSPAIGKSLLDLAHDLPELPFRIMGIARGIRTLIPRGNERLQKNDQIFALAQPKHMPHVARLLGKSESRIDKTMILGGTKIGARVAAQLSGEKHKRVKLVEPDREKAEQLARQLPDVMVIHGDATDIDLLAMEGLSEMDAFVAVTDDEESNLVSCLMAKHLGVSKTVALLSKSAYVPISQVIGLDAAVNKKLAISREIMRFLRGKHVLSVATVHGLDLEILEVEAHYRSPITRKPLADLSIPGDMLIGAIMRTSGEVEVAMGKTQIEPGDRAIIFVRPHFIGEAERYFSK, from the coding sequence ATGAGAGCGATAGTCATCGGGGCAGGCGAAGTCGGGTTCGATGTGGCGAGACTTCTTGCCATGGAGCAGCACGACGTCACGGTAGTCGATTTCGACGCCGAGGCGCTCGAAGCGGTACGCGACCGGCTCGATGTGATGACCGTGCAAGGGGGCGGCACGTCGCCCGAGGTGCTCACCCAGTGCGGGGCCCAGCGGGCCGACATCCTGATCGCCGTCACCACGGTGGACGAAGTGAATATCATCGCCTGCATGATGGCGCGCCGGCTCGGGGTCGAAACTACGGTGGCCCGCGTCCGCAGCGACGTGCTGGCCGAATCGGGGTCGGTGATCCAGGCTTCCGACTTCGGGATCGACATCATCATCCATCCGGAAGAGAGCGCGGCGGCGGAAGTGATCCGCCTCATCCGGCGGTCGAGCGCCACCGACGTGCTGACGTTCGCCGAGGGCCGGCTGCACCTCGTGGGCATGCGGCTCGACGCCGGCTCGCCGGCGATCGGCAAATCGCTCCTCGATCTCGCCCACGACCTGCCCGAACTGCCGTTCCGCATCATGGGCATCGCCCGCGGCATCCGGACCCTCATCCCCCGGGGCAACGAACGTCTCCAGAAAAACGATCAGATCTTTGCGCTCGCGCAGCCCAAACACATGCCGCACGTGGCCCGCCTGCTGGGCAAGAGCGAGTCGCGCATCGACAAGACAATGATCCTGGGCGGCACGAAGATCGGCGCGCGCGTCGCCGCGCAGCTGAGCGGCGAAAAACACAAACGCGTCAAGCTCGTCGAGCCCGACCGGGAAAAAGCCGAACAGCTCGCCCGCCAGCTGCCCGACGTGATGGTGATCCACGGCGACGCGACTGACATCGATCTGCTGGCGATGGAAGGGCTCTCGGAGATGGACGCCTTCGTGGCCGTCACGGACGACGAGGAATCCAACCTCGTGTCCTGCCTCATGGCCAAGCACCTCGGCGTGTCGAAAACGGTGGCCCTGCTCTCGAAGAGCGCGTACGTTCCCATCAGCCAGGTGATCGGGCTCGACGCCGCCGTCAACAAGAAACTGGCGATATCGCGTGAGATCATGCGGTTTCTCCGCGGCAAACACGTGCTGAGCGTGGCGACGGTGCACGGCCTCGACCTGGAGATCCTCGAGGTCGAAGCGCACTACCGCTCGCCCATCACGCGCAAGCCGCTGGCCGACCTGTCGATCCCTGGAGATATGCTCATCGGCGCCATCATGCGGACCAGCGGCGAAGTGGAGGTGGCGATGGGGAAGACGCAGATTGAGCCGGGGGATCGCGCCATCATTTTTGTCCGGCCCCACTTCATCGGAGAAGCCGAGCGCTACTTCTCGAAGTAA
- a CDS encoding class I SAM-dependent methyltransferase — protein sequence MHRIDSPLSSGQSGRDYYAGVYRGDLQREAEWLRRTAPQKAAAIQALLSTERLRPQTVLEIGAGTGAVIARLRRVGVGISHFAVDFSQEAIDELRRTEAGIQATVADIMVTPDPFATPGGYDLMVASHVVEHLEEPETFLGGLRAVPAPYLIVEVPLENLPLGRLKARFSDRSRHPAGHVQFFDRSTCDALIRRAGWQIVRSHAYAPYLDRETFQFAYGSSGMTTRLIKRCTEDLGPRLFGAAWTRFYHAHYAVLCTR from the coding sequence ATGCATCGTATCGATTCGCCGCTTTCTTCCGGGCAATCCGGCAGGGACTACTATGCCGGCGTCTACCGAGGCGATCTCCAGCGTGAGGCCGAGTGGCTGCGGCGGACCGCTCCCCAGAAGGCTGCCGCCATCCAGGCGCTTTTGAGCACCGAACGGCTGCGCCCACAGACCGTCCTCGAAATCGGTGCGGGAACGGGCGCCGTGATCGCACGCCTACGCCGCGTCGGGGTGGGGATATCTCATTTCGCGGTCGATTTCTCGCAGGAGGCCATTGACGAACTGAGGAGGACCGAGGCCGGAATCCAGGCCACGGTTGCCGATATCATGGTCACTCCCGATCCCTTTGCGACGCCGGGAGGGTATGATCTCATGGTCGCGAGCCATGTCGTAGAACACCTCGAAGAACCCGAGACCTTTCTGGGTGGCTTGCGGGCGGTGCCGGCGCCGTACCTCATCGTTGAAGTGCCGCTGGAGAACCTGCCGCTGGGGCGGCTCAAGGCGCGTTTTTCCGATCGTTCGCGCCACCCCGCCGGGCACGTGCAGTTCTTTGATCGATCGACGTGCGACGCCCTGATTCGGCGTGCCGGCTGGCAGATCGTACGGTCCCATGCGTACGCGCCCTATCTGGACAGGGAGACCTTCCAGTTCGCCTACGGCTCATCGGGCATGACGACGCGTCTGATCAAGCGATGCACCGAAGATCTGGGGCCTCGTCTGTTCGGTGCGGCATGGACCAGGTTTTATCATGCGCATTACGCCGTATTGTGTACGCGCTGA
- a CDS encoding YdeI/OmpD-associated family protein gives MIISDTFFAPTRADWRAWLEANHATAAEIWLVTYVKRAGTPSVSYNDAVEEALCFGWIDSIRKGLDADRHAQRFSPRKKGSGYSQTNRERMARLLAAGRLMPALAAEAERLAQEPFVAPPDILEALRAEPAAWAFFQSTSPAYQRIRIAYVDHARPRPGGEFEKRLAHLVAMSAKGKQFGNNIESYY, from the coding sequence ATGATCATCTCCGACACCTTTTTCGCCCCGACCCGGGCAGACTGGCGAGCCTGGCTGGAGGCGAATCACGCGACGGCTGCCGAGATCTGGCTCGTCACCTACGTCAAACGCGCCGGCACCCCCAGCGTCTCCTACAACGACGCCGTCGAGGAGGCGCTGTGTTTCGGTTGGATCGACAGCATTCGGAAGGGGCTCGACGCGGATCGCCACGCGCAGCGGTTCAGCCCGCGCAAGAAGGGCAGCGGCTACTCACAGACGAACCGCGAGCGGATGGCTCGCCTGCTCGCAGCCGGCCGGCTGATGCCGGCGCTGGCCGCCGAGGCCGAGCGCCTCGCGCAGGAGCCGTTTGTCGCGCCGCCCGACATCCTGGAGGCGCTCCGGGCCGAGCCGGCGGCGTGGGCCTTTTTCCAGTCGACCTCGCCGGCGTACCAGCGCATCCGCATCGCCTACGTCGACCACGCCCGCCCGCGGCCGGGCGGCGAGTTCGAAAAACGGCTGGCGCATCTGGTGGCCATGTCGGCGAAGGGGAAGCAGTTCGGCAACAACATCGAATCGTATTACTGA
- the hemB gene encoding porphobilinogen synthase, with amino-acid sequence MKLPPLDLPHRPRRMRRTENLHRLNRETRLAVDNLIAPLFVVEGEQVRQPIDAMPGQYRFSIDTLVEEARVIHELGIPGVALFPAIAESLKDPKGSEGLNPYGLFPRAIRAIKEALPDLLVISDVALDPYSSDGHDGVVHGGAIDNDPSVEILARMAVVQAEAGADIIAPSDMMDGRVGALRDALDAAGYTDRAILAYTAKYASAFYGPFREALDSAPRTRDGIPGDKKTYQMDPANAREALREAALDLDEGADMVMVKPAVNYLDVIYRLREMSDVPVAAYHVSGEYAMIKAAVARGWLDERSAVMETLTAIRRAGADVILTYFARQAAGWL; translated from the coding sequence ATGAAACTCCCCCCTCTGGATCTCCCCCATCGTCCGCGGCGGATGCGCCGTACGGAGAACCTGCACCGGCTCAACCGGGAGACGCGGCTGGCGGTCGACAACCTCATCGCGCCGCTTTTTGTCGTGGAAGGCGAGCAGGTGCGCCAGCCGATCGATGCGATGCCGGGGCAGTACCGTTTTTCGATCGACACCCTCGTCGAGGAAGCGCGGGTGATTCACGAACTCGGCATCCCGGGCGTGGCGCTGTTTCCGGCGATCGCCGAATCGTTGAAGGACCCGAAAGGGAGCGAGGGCCTCAACCCGTACGGCCTCTTCCCCCGCGCCATCCGGGCAATCAAGGAGGCCTTGCCGGATTTGCTCGTCATATCGGATGTGGCGCTCGATCCGTATTCGTCGGATGGGCACGACGGGGTAGTGCACGGGGGCGCGATCGACAACGATCCATCCGTCGAGATCCTGGCCCGGATGGCCGTGGTGCAGGCGGAGGCCGGCGCCGACATCATCGCGCCGTCCGACATGATGGACGGACGCGTCGGCGCCCTGCGCGATGCGCTCGATGCCGCCGGCTACACGGACCGCGCCATCCTCGCCTACACCGCCAAGTACGCGTCGGCTTTTTACGGCCCGTTCCGGGAAGCGCTCGACTCCGCCCCGCGCACGCGCGACGGGATCCCCGGTGACAAAAAAACCTACCAGATGGACCCCGCCAACGCCCGCGAGGCGCTGCGGGAAGCCGCGCTGGACCTCGACGAAGGCGCCGACATGGTGATGGTGAAGCCGGCGGTCAACTACCTCGACGTCATCTACCGCCTCCGCGAAATGTCCGACGTCCCCGTGGCCGCCTACCACGTCAGCGGCGAATACGCGATGATCAAGGCGGCCGTCGCCCGCGGCTGGCTCGACGAGCGCAGCGCCGTCATGGAGACCCTCACCGCCATCCGCCGCGCCGGCGCGGACGTCATCCTGACCTACTTCGCGCGGCAGGCCGCGGGATGGCTGTAG
- a CDS encoding potassium transporter TrkG, protein MILNVKPVVGTLGALLFFLGVALLLPLGVDLIYREGDWLAFGITALVSMAGGGALWYRWGGKGSELRARDGFAIVAFSWFVLSLLGALPFYLSGTLDSYTDAFFETMSGFTTTGATILGGEHTPAIEELSHALLFWRSLSHWIGGMGIIVLTLAILPILGIGGMQMFKAEVPGPTADKLTPRVRETAQRLWLIYVGITGVQVILLWPAMGLFDAINHAFATMATGGFSTKNGSVGQYASGYVDWVITIFMILAGFNFALHYRLLKGRFESVFKDTELRVYLLILLGATVLMTVSLMGDDESFWMSLRLAAFQAASIVTTTGFGTADYELWPALAMTVIFLLFFAGGMAGSTGGGIKIVRHVLMFKNSFKELKQLIHPRAVLTVRINGQPVADDVMRNVLSFLVLYCGLSGLGTLVMAMTGLDVLSAFTATVSCIGNIGPAFGDFGPAENYASITAFGKWVLSFLMMAGRLEIFTVLILLSPVFWEN, encoded by the coding sequence ATGATTCTGAACGTAAAACCGGTCGTCGGTACCCTCGGAGCCCTGCTGTTTTTCCTCGGGGTCGCGCTGCTGCTGCCGCTCGGGGTGGATCTCATCTACCGCGAAGGCGACTGGCTGGCGTTCGGCATCACGGCCCTCGTGTCGATGGCCGGCGGGGGCGCGCTGTGGTACCGCTGGGGCGGTAAGGGGAGCGAACTTCGCGCACGGGATGGATTCGCCATCGTCGCCTTTTCCTGGTTCGTGCTCTCGCTCCTCGGCGCGCTGCCGTTTTACCTCAGCGGCACGCTGGATTCGTATACCGACGCGTTTTTCGAGACGATGAGCGGCTTCACGACGACGGGGGCGACGATCCTGGGCGGCGAGCACACGCCGGCGATCGAGGAACTCTCGCATGCCCTCCTGTTCTGGCGCAGCCTCTCGCACTGGATCGGCGGCATGGGGATCATCGTGCTCACGCTGGCCATCCTCCCGATCCTCGGCATCGGCGGGATGCAGATGTTCAAGGCCGAGGTGCCCGGGCCCACGGCGGACAAGCTCACCCCCCGCGTCCGGGAAACGGCCCAGCGGCTGTGGCTGATCTATGTGGGCATCACGGGCGTACAGGTGATCCTGCTCTGGCCGGCGATGGGCCTGTTCGACGCCATCAACCACGCCTTCGCCACGATGGCGACGGGAGGCTTCTCGACCAAAAACGGATCGGTCGGGCAGTATGCGTCCGGATACGTCGACTGGGTGATCACGATCTTCATGATCCTCGCCGGCTTCAACTTCGCGCTGCACTACCGCCTGCTGAAGGGCCGCTTCGAATCGGTCTTCAAGGATACCGAGCTGCGGGTCTATCTGCTCATCCTGCTGGGCGCCACCGTGCTCATGACCGTCTCACTGATGGGGGACGACGAATCGTTCTGGATGTCGCTCCGCCTCGCCGCGTTTCAGGCCGCATCCATCGTGACGACGACGGGCTTCGGGACGGCCGACTACGAGCTCTGGCCGGCGCTGGCGATGACGGTCATCTTCCTGCTGTTTTTCGCCGGCGGCATGGCCGGCTCGACGGGCGGCGGCATCAAGATCGTCCGCCACGTGCTCATGTTCAAAAACTCCTTCAAGGAGCTCAAACAACTGATCCATCCGCGCGCGGTGCTGACGGTCCGGATCAACGGCCAGCCGGTGGCGGACGATGTGATGCGCAACGTGCTGTCGTTCCTCGTGCTGTACTGCGGCCTGTCCGGCCTGGGTACGCTGGTCATGGCGATGACCGGCCTCGATGTGCTGAGCGCATTCACCGCCACGGTGTCGTGCATCGGCAACATCGGCCCGGCTTTTGGCGACTTCGGGCCGGCGGAGAACTACGCTTCGATCACGGCCTTCGGCAAATGGGTGCTCTCGTTCCTGATGATGGCCGGCCGCCTCGAGATCTTCACCGTGCTCATCCTGCTCTCGCCGGTCTTCTGGGAGAACTAG